One stretch of Euphorbia lathyris chromosome 7, ddEupLath1.1, whole genome shotgun sequence DNA includes these proteins:
- the LOC136235070 gene encoding probable carboxylesterase 2: MSQKQVIKDVFPYLKIYDDGTIERYAGTEFTPAGLDSQTSVLSKDIIISTSTTLSARIYRPQNIPNHQKLPLLFYFHGGAFCIASAAEPLYHHCLNHLVSQAKAIAVSVNYRLAPENPLPAAYEDSFAAFRCLSKPGEGTDPWINDYADFDRIFIAGDSAGANIAHHLGFRVKDSESDSGSEVKIRGIVMIHPYFWGKDPIGIERNDGVRKAIVDNWWMLVCPSDKGCDDPYINLFVDGAPSLMGLGCENVVVYVAEKDILCDRGKVYQENLMKSGWKGKAEIMETKGEDHVFHLFKADCENAHVLIKHWASYISNL, encoded by the coding sequence ATGTCTCAGAAACAAGTAATCAAAGACGTTTTCCCTTATCTTAAAATCTACGACGACGGAACAATCGAGCGATACGCCGGAACAGAATTTACACCCGCAGGTCTCGATTCTCAAACCTCCGTTTTATCCAAAGATATCATCATCTCCACATCAACAACCCTCTCTGCCAGAATTTACCGCCCCCAAAACATCCCCAATCACCAAAAGCTTCCTCTTTTATTCTACTTTCACGGCGGAGCTTTCTGTATAGCTTCCGCGGCTGAACCCTTGTACCACCATTGCCTCAACCACCTTGTTTCTCAGGCTAAAGCCATCGCTGTCTCCGTAAATTACAGATTAGCCCCTGAAAACCCGCTCCCCGCCGCATATGAAGATTCATTCGCCGCCTTCCGATGTCTATCTAAACCCGGTGAAGGAACTGACCCGTGGATCAACGATTACGCGGACTTCGATCGGATTTTCATAGCCGGAGATAGCGCTGGTGCTAATATCGCGCACCATTTGGGCTTCCGGGTCAAGGACTCGGAATCGGACTCGGGTTCGGAGGTGAAGATTCGGGGGATTGTTATGATCCATCCGTACTTTTGGGGGAAGGATCCGATTGGGATAGAGAGAAATGATGGGGTGAGAAAAGCAATAGTTGATAATTGGTGGATGTTGGTGTGTCCATCGGATAAAGGGTGTGATGATCCGTATATAAACCTGTTTGTTGATGGAGCTCCGAGTTTGATGGGTTTGGGTTGTGAGAATGTGGTTGTTTATGTTGCAGAGAAAGATATATTGTGTGATAGGGGGAAAGTTTATCAGGAAAATCTGATGAAAAGTGGATGGAAAGGAAAGGCAGAGATAATGGAGACAAAAGGAGAAGATCATGTTTTTCATCTTTTTAAAGCAGATTGTGAAAATGCTCATGTCTTAATCAAACATTGGGCTTCTTACATTTCCAatctttga